A genomic window from Streptomyces brevispora includes:
- the bfr gene encoding bacterioferritin: protein MQGDPEVLEFLNEQLTAELTAINQYFLHAKMQDNFGWTKLAKYTRSESFDEMKHAEILTDRILFLDGLPNYQRLFHVRVGQTVTEMFQADRQVEVEAIDRLKRGIDLMRGKGDITSANIFESILEDEEHHIDYLDTQLELVEKLGEPLYIAQQIEQPES, encoded by the coding sequence ATGCAGGGCGACCCCGAGGTCCTCGAGTTCCTGAACGAACAGCTGACCGCCGAATTGACTGCCATCAATCAGTATTTCCTGCATGCGAAGATGCAGGACAACTTCGGCTGGACGAAGCTCGCGAAGTACACGCGCTCCGAGTCGTTCGACGAGATGAAGCACGCCGAGATCCTGACCGACCGGATTCTCTTCCTCGACGGACTGCCGAACTACCAACGACTGTTCCACGTACGCGTGGGCCAGACGGTCACCGAGATGTTCCAGGCGGACCGCCAGGTCGAGGTGGAGGCGATCGACCGCCTCAAGCGCGGCATCGACCTGATGCGCGGCAAGGGAGACATCACGTCCGCGAACATCTTCGAGTCGATCCTGGAGGACGAGGAACACCACATCGACTATCTCGACACCCAGCTGGAACTGGTGGAGAAGCTCGGCGAGCCGCTGTACATCGCGCAGCAGATCGAGCAGCCGGAGAGCTGA
- a CDS encoding (2Fe-2S)-binding protein: MYVCSCFGVTEQQVKKHAEAGACTPRQIASACKAGTDCGGCVRTIQAMLGRGACARRELLDRKRTPGTVERLDAGTAPDAEPGIAPGAGPALAPAAALTEAA, translated from the coding sequence ATGTACGTCTGCTCGTGCTTCGGCGTTACGGAGCAGCAGGTCAAGAAGCATGCGGAAGCCGGGGCCTGCACGCCCCGCCAGATAGCCTCCGCCTGCAAGGCGGGGACCGACTGCGGCGGCTGCGTCCGCACCATTCAGGCGATGCTCGGCCGCGGCGCCTGCGCGCGCCGCGAACTGCTCGACCGGAAGCGGACACCCGGCACCGTCGAACGCCTTGACGCCGGTACCGCTCCCGATGCCGAACCGGGTATCGCCCCCGGTGCCGGCCCCGCTCTCGCACCGGCGGCCGCTCTCACCGAAGCCGCCTGA